The DNA region ACATCTGTGCCAACGGACATGCTCCGGCCAGGAAGATCCGTCACGCACGCCTGTTGCTGCTCAGCGATCACAACCGTTCCGGCGGCCCCTGGACGCGCACTCAAGTGGCCGAGGCGCTGGGGATGCATCCCAACACCGTCGACAAGATCCGCAAGCGGTTCGTCGTTGATGGGGAGGCGCCTGCGCTTGATCGAAAGCGGCGGGAAACCCCGCCCACGCCGCCGATTCTGGATGGCCGGGGGGAAGCCCATCTCGTGGCCCTGTGCTGTAGCGCAGCTCCCGAAGGACGCACGGTCTGGACGATGCAGCTGTTGGCCAACGAACTGATGGCCCGCCAGATCGTCACGCAGATCTCCGCGGAGACCGTTCGTCGCGCTTTAAAAAAACGAACTGCAGCCCTGGCGGAAGGAGTGCTGGTGTGTGCCGGAGCGGAATCGAGCTCGGTTCGTAGCGCAGATGGAGGACGTGCTGGACGTTTACGCCGCTCCTTACGAAGACGGTCACGTTCTGATCTGCATGGATGAGGCCAGCAAGCAACTGTTGCGGGACGAGGAACCGTCGATTCCAATGTCTCCCGGCCATCCTCTCCGGGAGGACTACCACTA from Chlorogloeopsis sp. ULAP01 includes:
- a CDS encoding IS630 family transposase (programmed frameshift), with the protein product MARSTPNQYPVALSDEQRQRFEDICANGHAPARKIRHARLLLLSDHNRSGGPWTRTQVAEALGMHPNTVDKIRKRFVVDGEAPALDRKRRETPPTPPILDGRGEAHLVALCCSAAPEGRTVWTMQLLANELMARQIVTQISAETVRRALKKNELQPWRKECWCVPERNRARFVAQMEDVLDVYAAPYEDGHVLICMDEASKQLLRDEEPSIPMSPGHPLREDYHYDRRGTQALFLFFNPLSGWRRVTSRDHRTRIDWAEEVRQLLEDDFPQARKVTLVCDNLNTHTIASLYEAFPAGQAGDLRRRLDLRHTPRNGSWLNVAEIELSVLSRQCLNRRIGDVETLRRELSAWERERNATRSTVKWRFTVDDARTKLHRLYPQC